Proteins from one Parasteatoda tepidariorum isolate YZ-2023 chromosome 4, CAS_Ptep_4.0, whole genome shotgun sequence genomic window:
- the LOC107453847 gene encoding solute carrier family 52, riboflavin transporter, member 3-A isoform X1, whose product MVVKIPATGEKRERKITAFGLHHHLLNAILFFLKVSPMGSEKKPTQRSCVVDLLIILFGVSSWVAVNGLWVELPILVNTLPEHWKLASYIIITTQVANLGPILFSAARKIWSQKVLEIPIIHASLALVIVACVLLSLFWDQTTFIFGAWHSTSLFILTFFLAFVDCTSSLLYLPFIAHFKEQYVISYLVGSGLSGPVPGILALAQGVGGYAECRNISKTTETEFGNLTEYSIEAFYPPPRFSANIFFGVLCGQMLISWLAFILLNHLPAAKRERVSFLPLSLPSNPAIAENFQSSIEKDFSTSLEKSASAEQHLLGKPLLTTFQYAVILFVQAFISTMFNGVLLSIQTYSCLPYGSVAFHLTVTLSNIANPLCCFLAMFLPVTKVWSVTGVAIYASAWAGYILTTALTSPEPPFVHVAFGAYLVVTAWIMVSGSVAYTKACIASILRRAGGQVALYRCGVMTQIGSAVGALVTFSLVQYTTLFKSYDPCS is encoded by the exons ATGGTTGTAAAAATTCCTGCAACTGGTGAAAAGagggaaagaaaaattactgcCTTTGGACTGCATCATCATTTactaaatgctattttattctttttaaag gtGAGTCCTATGGGTTCAGAAAAGAAACCAACTCAAAGAAGCTGCGTCGTAGACTTGCTTATCATTCTTTTTGGTGTGAGTTCATGGGTGGCTGTAAATGGTCTATGGGTGGAACTGCCCATATTGGTCAATACATTACCTGAACATTGGAAGTTGGCATCTTACATAATAATCACAACCCAAGTTGCGAATTTAGGGCCTATTCTTTTCAGTGCAGCACGTAAAATTTGGTCTCAAAAG GTACTAGAAATACCAATAATACACGCTTCGCTAGCCCTTGTCATAGTTGCGTGTGTTTTGTTAAGCCTCTTTTGGGACCAAACCACTTTCATTTTTGGAGCCTGGCACAGTACATCCTTATTCATACTAACCTTCTTCTTGGCCTTTGTGGATTGCACGTCTTCCCTTCTGTATCTACCATTTATTGCTCATTTCAAGGAACAATACGTCATATCTTATTTGGTAGGATCAGGATTGAGTGGTCCAGTTCCAGGCATCTTAGCCTTGGCACAAGGTGTTGGTGGCTATGCGGAATGTAGAAATATCTCAAAAACAACGGAGACTGAATTCGGGAATTTGACAGAATACAGCATTGAAGCATTCTATCCACCGCCAAGGTTTTCAGCCAATATCTTTTTCGGCGTTCTCTGTGGGCAAATGTTAATTAGTTGGCTAGCTTTTATACTGCTCAACCATTTACCAGCTGCTAAAAGAGAAAGA gTTAGTTTTCTTCCACTCTCGCTGCCTTCAAATCCCGCCATTGCAGAAAATTTCCAGAGCTCGATTGAAAAGGATTTTAGTACAAGTCTAGAAAAGTCAGCTTCTGCAGAACAACATCTGCTAGGAAAACCTCTTTTAACTACTTTTCAAtatgctgtaattttatttgtacaaGCATTCATATCCACTATGTTTAACGGAGTACTACTATCCATTCAG ACTTACTCCTGTTTACCGTATGGAAGTGTTGCATTTCATCTGACTGTCACTCTGTCCAATATCGCCAATCCTCTCTGCTGTTTCCTTGCCATGTTTCTACCAGTCACAAAAGTGTGGTCAGTTACTGGAGTAGCAATCTATGCAAGTGCTTGGGCAGGATATATTTTAACAACAGCCCTCACGAGCCCAGAGCCACCTTTTGTCCACGTTGCCTTCGGAGCTTATCTAgtg GTAACTGCTTGGATAATGGTTTCAGGATCAGTTGCTTATACAAAAGCATGTATAGCTTCAATTCTTCGACGTGCAGGAGGACAAGTTGCTCTGTACCGATGCGGTGTAATGACACAAATAGGATCTGCAGTGGGCGCTCTTGTGACATTTAGTTTGGTGCAATACACAACACTCTTCAAATCATATGACCCATGTAGTTGA
- the LOC107453847 gene encoding solute carrier family 52, riboflavin transporter, member 3-A isoform X2: MTDEPAVTVSPMGSEKKPTQRSCVVDLLIILFGVSSWVAVNGLWVELPILVNTLPEHWKLASYIIITTQVANLGPILFSAARKIWSQKVLEIPIIHASLALVIVACVLLSLFWDQTTFIFGAWHSTSLFILTFFLAFVDCTSSLLYLPFIAHFKEQYVISYLVGSGLSGPVPGILALAQGVGGYAECRNISKTTETEFGNLTEYSIEAFYPPPRFSANIFFGVLCGQMLISWLAFILLNHLPAAKRERVSFLPLSLPSNPAIAENFQSSIEKDFSTSLEKSASAEQHLLGKPLLTTFQYAVILFVQAFISTMFNGVLLSIQTYSCLPYGSVAFHLTVTLSNIANPLCCFLAMFLPVTKVWSVTGVAIYASAWAGYILTTALTSPEPPFVHVAFGAYLVVTAWIMVSGSVAYTKACIASILRRAGGQVALYRCGVMTQIGSAVGALVTFSLVQYTTLFKSYDPCS; this comes from the exons ATGACAGATGAACCTGCAGTAACg gtGAGTCCTATGGGTTCAGAAAAGAAACCAACTCAAAGAAGCTGCGTCGTAGACTTGCTTATCATTCTTTTTGGTGTGAGTTCATGGGTGGCTGTAAATGGTCTATGGGTGGAACTGCCCATATTGGTCAATACATTACCTGAACATTGGAAGTTGGCATCTTACATAATAATCACAACCCAAGTTGCGAATTTAGGGCCTATTCTTTTCAGTGCAGCACGTAAAATTTGGTCTCAAAAG GTACTAGAAATACCAATAATACACGCTTCGCTAGCCCTTGTCATAGTTGCGTGTGTTTTGTTAAGCCTCTTTTGGGACCAAACCACTTTCATTTTTGGAGCCTGGCACAGTACATCCTTATTCATACTAACCTTCTTCTTGGCCTTTGTGGATTGCACGTCTTCCCTTCTGTATCTACCATTTATTGCTCATTTCAAGGAACAATACGTCATATCTTATTTGGTAGGATCAGGATTGAGTGGTCCAGTTCCAGGCATCTTAGCCTTGGCACAAGGTGTTGGTGGCTATGCGGAATGTAGAAATATCTCAAAAACAACGGAGACTGAATTCGGGAATTTGACAGAATACAGCATTGAAGCATTCTATCCACCGCCAAGGTTTTCAGCCAATATCTTTTTCGGCGTTCTCTGTGGGCAAATGTTAATTAGTTGGCTAGCTTTTATACTGCTCAACCATTTACCAGCTGCTAAAAGAGAAAGA gTTAGTTTTCTTCCACTCTCGCTGCCTTCAAATCCCGCCATTGCAGAAAATTTCCAGAGCTCGATTGAAAAGGATTTTAGTACAAGTCTAGAAAAGTCAGCTTCTGCAGAACAACATCTGCTAGGAAAACCTCTTTTAACTACTTTTCAAtatgctgtaattttatttgtacaaGCATTCATATCCACTATGTTTAACGGAGTACTACTATCCATTCAG ACTTACTCCTGTTTACCGTATGGAAGTGTTGCATTTCATCTGACTGTCACTCTGTCCAATATCGCCAATCCTCTCTGCTGTTTCCTTGCCATGTTTCTACCAGTCACAAAAGTGTGGTCAGTTACTGGAGTAGCAATCTATGCAAGTGCTTGGGCAGGATATATTTTAACAACAGCCCTCACGAGCCCAGAGCCACCTTTTGTCCACGTTGCCTTCGGAGCTTATCTAgtg GTAACTGCTTGGATAATGGTTTCAGGATCAGTTGCTTATACAAAAGCATGTATAGCTTCAATTCTTCGACGTGCAGGAGGACAAGTTGCTCTGTACCGATGCGGTGTAATGACACAAATAGGATCTGCAGTGGGCGCTCTTGTGACATTTAGTTTGGTGCAATACACAACACTCTTCAAATCATATGACCCATGTAGTTGA
- the LOC107453847 gene encoding solute carrier family 52, riboflavin transporter, member 3-A isoform X3, which produces MGSEKKPTQRSCVVDLLIILFGVSSWVAVNGLWVELPILVNTLPEHWKLASYIIITTQVANLGPILFSAARKIWSQKVLEIPIIHASLALVIVACVLLSLFWDQTTFIFGAWHSTSLFILTFFLAFVDCTSSLLYLPFIAHFKEQYVISYLVGSGLSGPVPGILALAQGVGGYAECRNISKTTETEFGNLTEYSIEAFYPPPRFSANIFFGVLCGQMLISWLAFILLNHLPAAKRERVSFLPLSLPSNPAIAENFQSSIEKDFSTSLEKSASAEQHLLGKPLLTTFQYAVILFVQAFISTMFNGVLLSIQTYSCLPYGSVAFHLTVTLSNIANPLCCFLAMFLPVTKVWSVTGVAIYASAWAGYILTTALTSPEPPFVHVAFGAYLVVTAWIMVSGSVAYTKACIASILRRAGGQVALYRCGVMTQIGSAVGALVTFSLVQYTTLFKSYDPCS; this is translated from the exons ATGGGTTCAGAAAAGAAACCAACTCAAAGAAGCTGCGTCGTAGACTTGCTTATCATTCTTTTTGGTGTGAGTTCATGGGTGGCTGTAAATGGTCTATGGGTGGAACTGCCCATATTGGTCAATACATTACCTGAACATTGGAAGTTGGCATCTTACATAATAATCACAACCCAAGTTGCGAATTTAGGGCCTATTCTTTTCAGTGCAGCACGTAAAATTTGGTCTCAAAAG GTACTAGAAATACCAATAATACACGCTTCGCTAGCCCTTGTCATAGTTGCGTGTGTTTTGTTAAGCCTCTTTTGGGACCAAACCACTTTCATTTTTGGAGCCTGGCACAGTACATCCTTATTCATACTAACCTTCTTCTTGGCCTTTGTGGATTGCACGTCTTCCCTTCTGTATCTACCATTTATTGCTCATTTCAAGGAACAATACGTCATATCTTATTTGGTAGGATCAGGATTGAGTGGTCCAGTTCCAGGCATCTTAGCCTTGGCACAAGGTGTTGGTGGCTATGCGGAATGTAGAAATATCTCAAAAACAACGGAGACTGAATTCGGGAATTTGACAGAATACAGCATTGAAGCATTCTATCCACCGCCAAGGTTTTCAGCCAATATCTTTTTCGGCGTTCTCTGTGGGCAAATGTTAATTAGTTGGCTAGCTTTTATACTGCTCAACCATTTACCAGCTGCTAAAAGAGAAAGA gTTAGTTTTCTTCCACTCTCGCTGCCTTCAAATCCCGCCATTGCAGAAAATTTCCAGAGCTCGATTGAAAAGGATTTTAGTACAAGTCTAGAAAAGTCAGCTTCTGCAGAACAACATCTGCTAGGAAAACCTCTTTTAACTACTTTTCAAtatgctgtaattttatttgtacaaGCATTCATATCCACTATGTTTAACGGAGTACTACTATCCATTCAG ACTTACTCCTGTTTACCGTATGGAAGTGTTGCATTTCATCTGACTGTCACTCTGTCCAATATCGCCAATCCTCTCTGCTGTTTCCTTGCCATGTTTCTACCAGTCACAAAAGTGTGGTCAGTTACTGGAGTAGCAATCTATGCAAGTGCTTGGGCAGGATATATTTTAACAACAGCCCTCACGAGCCCAGAGCCACCTTTTGTCCACGTTGCCTTCGGAGCTTATCTAgtg GTAACTGCTTGGATAATGGTTTCAGGATCAGTTGCTTATACAAAAGCATGTATAGCTTCAATTCTTCGACGTGCAGGAGGACAAGTTGCTCTGTACCGATGCGGTGTAATGACACAAATAGGATCTGCAGTGGGCGCTCTTGTGACATTTAGTTTGGTGCAATACACAACACTCTTCAAATCATATGACCCATGTAGTTGA